Proteins encoded in a region of the Orenia metallireducens genome:
- a CDS encoding ABC transporter substrate-binding protein, producing MIILKSKGKLLLILSLLIVSALMLVGCGSKETGQAVDKVTVDIFQFKVEAKDALESAVAEYMKENPNVKINVQTVGGGDDYGAALKSKFASGQEPAIMNVGGLQDVQDWIEKLEDLADQPWVDQAFNGTLEAVMVDGKIYGMPYTQEGYGFIYNKSIFEKAGIDADSIKSFDALQAAVKKLDAKKDELGLKAVIAFPAKETWVTGLHLSNVAFANEFSDVVETFNAKTIDFKYADALKKLVDLQADYGYKPDGTKGSLNAVDYSTQVEELFSLEQVAIIQQGNWAYGSIAGIDEEVAKNTGLLPIPLADAKEDSIPVGIPMYWAINNGKNEAVKDAAKDFLNWLYTSEKGKKMIIHDFKFIPPFKGYEGEDLEPTDPLAKDILRYSNEGRTMPWVFMGYPTGWGMDRLGADIQGYLSGDLTWNQLVENAKATWAEARK from the coding sequence GTGATTATTTTGAAGTCAAAAGGAAAATTATTATTAATCTTATCATTACTTATTGTATCTGCTTTAATGCTAGTAGGCTGTGGATCTAAGGAAACTGGGCAAGCTGTTGATAAAGTAACGGTAGATATATTCCAATTTAAAGTTGAAGCTAAAGATGCATTAGAAAGTGCTGTAGCAGAATATATGAAAGAAAATCCTAATGTAAAAATCAATGTTCAAACTGTTGGTGGTGGAGATGACTATGGTGCTGCTTTAAAATCTAAGTTTGCATCTGGACAAGAGCCAGCAATTATGAATGTGGGTGGTTTGCAAGATGTTCAAGATTGGATAGAGAAGTTAGAAGATTTAGCTGATCAACCATGGGTTGATCAAGCATTTAATGGTACTTTAGAGGCTGTAATGGTAGATGGAAAGATTTATGGTATGCCATATACTCAAGAGGGATATGGATTTATCTACAATAAGTCTATCTTTGAAAAAGCAGGTATAGATGCTGACTCTATTAAGAGTTTTGATGCTTTACAAGCTGCTGTGAAAAAATTAGATGCTAAAAAAGATGAATTAGGATTAAAAGCAGTAATAGCATTCCCAGCTAAAGAGACTTGGGTAACTGGATTACACTTATCAAATGTTGCTTTTGCAAATGAATTTTCTGATGTAGTTGAAACTTTCAATGCTAAAACAATTGATTTTAAATATGCTGATGCTTTGAAAAAGTTAGTAGATTTACAAGCTGACTATGGTTATAAACCAGATGGAACTAAAGGCTCTTTAAATGCTGTTGACTATTCAACTCAGGTTGAAGAGTTATTCTCTTTAGAACAAGTAGCTATTATTCAACAAGGTAACTGGGCATATGGAAGTATTGCAGGTATAGATGAAGAGGTAGCTAAAAATACTGGTCTATTACCAATCCCATTAGCTGATGCTAAAGAAGATTCTATTCCTGTAGGAATTCCAATGTATTGGGCAATTAATAACGGTAAAAATGAAGCTGTTAAAGATGCAGCTAAAGACTTCTTAAACTGGTTATACACTTCTGAAAAAGGTAAAAAGATGATTATTCATGACTTCAAATTTATCCCTCCATTTAAAGGATATGAAGGAGAAGATTTAGAACCAACGGATCCATTAGCAAAAGATATTTTAAGATACTCTAACGAAGGTAGAACAATGCCATGGGTATTCATGGGATATCCAACTGGATGGGGAATGGATAGATTAGGTGCAGATATTCAAGGTTATTTATCTGGTGACCTTACTTGGAATCAATTAGTAGAGAATGCTAAAGCAACTTGGGCAGAGGCTAGAAAATAA
- a CDS encoding LacI family DNA-binding transcriptional regulator, which yields MEGITMKDVAKLAGVSTSTVSRVISNDSRISNRTKKKVLKIMEELNYYPNTIARSLANNKTDTIGVIMPSYKEDIFINPFFQKVLKGISLIASQHFFDILIVTNHKEESDVDVLRRIIKGKRVDGLILTRSKEEDEGIKFLKENKFPFVLIGSCLEYDDIPSVDNDNEQASYDLTSLLIKKDRKKITFIGGELDSVVMKERYKGYLKALKEHNITFKEDYFIFDRFLEKSGYDLTSRLMELHDNLDAIIVADDLMSLGVLKRLKEGENRVPEDIMLASFNNTILAKYANPSITSIEINSIELGRRACEKLFDMFKEKSRENKEIIDYKIIERESTSLKENIN from the coding sequence TTGGAAGGAATTACGATGAAAGATGTTGCCAAGCTAGCAGGTGTTTCAACCTCTACAGTGTCTAGGGTTATATCTAATGATTCTAGAATCAGTAATAGAACTAAAAAGAAGGTCTTAAAGATAATGGAAGAGTTAAACTATTATCCAAATACAATAGCTAGAAGTCTAGCAAATAATAAGACTGATACTATTGGGGTGATAATGCCTTCTTATAAGGAAGATATTTTTATTAATCCTTTCTTTCAGAAAGTATTAAAAGGGATAAGCCTGATAGCATCTCAACATTTTTTTGATATTCTAATAGTTACAAACCACAAAGAAGAAAGTGATGTAGATGTTCTTAGGAGAATAATTAAAGGAAAAAGGGTAGATGGATTAATTTTAACCCGTTCTAAGGAAGAGGATGAGGGTATAAAATTTCTAAAAGAGAATAAATTCCCCTTTGTTCTTATAGGAAGTTGTTTAGAGTACGATGATATACCTTCAGTGGATAATGATAATGAACAAGCATCTTATGACTTGACTTCACTTTTGATAAAAAAAGATAGAAAAAAGATAACTTTTATAGGTGGAGAGTTAGATTCTGTAGTTATGAAAGAAAGATATAAAGGTTACCTAAAAGCCTTAAAGGAGCATAATATTACTTTTAAGGAAGATTATTTTATATTTGATCGATTCCTTGAAAAGAGTGGCTATGACCTTACATCTAGATTGATGGAGTTGCATGATAACCTTGATGCGATAATAGTTGCTGATGATTTAATGTCTTTAGGTGTACTAAAGAGATTAAAAGAAGGTGAGAACAGAGTACCAGAAGATATAATGTTAGCTAGTTTTAATAATACTATATTGGCTAAATATGCAAATCCTTCTATAACCTCTATTGAGATAAATTCTATAGAATTGGGTAGGAGGGCGTGTGAGAAGTTATTTGATATGTTTAAAGAAAAAAGTAGAGAGAATAAGGAAATCATAGATTATAAGATTATAGAACGCGAATCTACTTCTTTAAAAGAGAATATAAATTAA
- a CDS encoding alanine/glycine:cation symporter family protein encodes MEALVQFFNTLSGYVWGPVAICLLVGTGIYITLRLNFLQLTKFSHSIKILKGDYDDPEHEGEINHFEALSAALSATIGTGNIAGVGTAIAMGGPGALFWMWITAFFGMATKYASCLLGHKYREVDDEGQVSGGPMYYLEKGLGQRWLGLLFAFFAMLASFGIGNMAQANSVAEPVAAYFGIPKPITGLVLAVLVWLVIVGGIKRIGQVASKIVPFMSIIYVLGALGVILANIQEVPAAFGIIINSAFNPTSAVGGFAGGTVAMALRFGVARGVFSNEAGLGSAPMAHAAAKTNESVREGLVAMVGPFIDTLVICTMTGLVIVTTGAWKLVDEVTGQGFIGAELTAKGFNLGLPGPGGFVVAFSIIFFAFSTAIAWSYYGDRSVKYLFGDQYVKYYHWLYVLIIPIGASMKINLVWAISDVANGLMALPNLIGLLGLSGVVVKTTKDYFAKIKNIDIEEVA; translated from the coding sequence ATGGAAGCTTTAGTACAATTTTTTAATACTTTAAGTGGCTATGTTTGGGGACCAGTAGCTATCTGTTTGTTAGTTGGCACAGGGATTTATATCACATTAAGATTAAATTTTTTACAATTAACTAAATTTTCTCATTCTATTAAGATCCTTAAGGGTGATTATGATGACCCAGAGCATGAAGGTGAAATCAATCACTTTGAAGCCTTAAGTGCTGCTTTATCAGCAACTATTGGAACTGGTAATATTGCTGGTGTAGGTACTGCTATTGCTATGGGGGGTCCTGGAGCATTATTTTGGATGTGGATTACCGCCTTTTTTGGGATGGCTACTAAATATGCTAGTTGCTTGCTAGGTCATAAGTATAGAGAAGTCGATGATGAGGGGCAAGTAAGTGGTGGACCAATGTATTATTTAGAAAAGGGATTGGGACAACGATGGTTAGGCTTATTATTTGCATTTTTTGCAATGTTGGCTTCCTTTGGTATTGGAAATATGGCACAGGCAAATTCTGTGGCAGAACCTGTAGCAGCTTACTTTGGCATTCCTAAACCAATAACAGGACTAGTACTAGCTGTATTAGTATGGTTGGTGATTGTTGGTGGAATTAAGAGAATTGGTCAAGTAGCAAGTAAGATAGTTCCTTTTATGTCTATAATCTATGTATTAGGGGCGTTGGGTGTTATCTTAGCTAATATTCAAGAGGTGCCAGCAGCTTTTGGGATCATTATTAATTCTGCTTTCAATCCGACATCAGCTGTAGGAGGATTTGCTGGTGGAACGGTAGCAATGGCTTTACGTTTTGGTGTTGCACGAGGTGTCTTCTCTAATGAAGCAGGTTTAGGTAGTGCACCAATGGCTCATGCTGCTGCTAAAACTAATGAATCGGTTCGAGAAGGCTTAGTAGCAATGGTAGGACCATTTATCGATACTTTGGTTATCTGTACTATGACAGGATTGGTGATTGTAACAACTGGTGCTTGGAAGTTAGTTGATGAAGTCACAGGTCAAGGATTTATTGGAGCTGAATTGACAGCTAAAGGATTTAATTTAGGTTTGCCTGGACCTGGTGGTTTTGTTGTAGCTTTTAGTATTATCTTTTTTGCCTTTTCTACAGCAATTGCTTGGTCATATTATGGTGACCGTTCAGTAAAATATCTATTTGGTGATCAATATGTTAAGTATTATCACTGGCTATATGTATTGATTATCCCTATTGGAGCTAGTATGAAGATAAATTTGGTATGGGCTATATCTGATGTAGCTAATGGTCTAATGGCATTGCCTAACTTAATTGGTTTACTAGGACTATCTGGAGTAGTTGTTAAAACTACTAAAGATTATTTTGCTAAAATTAAAAATATTGATATAGAAGAAGTAGCTTAA
- the putP gene encoding sodium/proline symporter PutP, whose protein sequence is MIEIQTLVTFIIYFIFLMGVGIYFYKKTTNIEDYLLGGRGMGSWVTALSAQASDMSGWLLMGLPGAVYLGGGKESWIAIGLFIGTVLNWKFVAPRLRVYTGKTNSMTLASFFEDRFQDPTGLLRIISAIITLIFFTIYSSSGLVAAGKLFESMFSINYTVAVIVGAVVIVLYTFLGGFLAVCWTDLFQGILMFLAITVVPILAYNHVGGMEAINQAMSAKNISLSLIPEHSPPLMVIISTMAWGLGYFGQPHILARFMSIKSIKKLPEAMTIAIVWVLISLGGAVIVGLISIPMFPEIADAERVFIEMITEIFNPWIGGVLLAAILSAIMSTIDSQLLVSSSTLTEDFYDKIIKKDASEAELMHVGRICVLIISVIALFLALNPNNTVLGLVSYAWGGFGAAFGPVVLFALFSKKTSWKSALAGMIIGTIVLVIWKQVGLGAKMYEIVPGFIANTLTIIVMNFFFAEDNQDILDEFDQVVEVVKVGELLESGIEA, encoded by the coding sequence ATGATAGAGATACAAACGTTAGTGACCTTTATAATTTATTTTATCTTTTTAATGGGAGTAGGTATTTATTTTTATAAGAAGACTACCAATATTGAGGATTATTTACTTGGTGGAAGAGGAATGGGTAGCTGGGTAACAGCTTTATCTGCTCAAGCTAGTGATATGAGTGGATGGTTATTGATGGGATTACCAGGAGCAGTCTACTTAGGAGGGGGTAAGGAGTCTTGGATTGCTATTGGTCTATTTATCGGGACAGTATTAAATTGGAAGTTTGTAGCCCCTAGATTGAGAGTATATACAGGTAAGACCAATTCGATGACTTTAGCCTCCTTTTTTGAGGACAGATTCCAAGATCCAACGGGATTATTAAGAATTATTTCTGCAATTATTACTCTTATATTCTTTACAATCTATTCTTCTTCAGGTCTAGTAGCAGCAGGAAAGTTATTTGAGTCTATGTTCAGTATTAACTATACAGTGGCTGTAATAGTTGGTGCTGTGGTAATAGTTCTTTATACATTTTTAGGAGGATTTTTAGCAGTATGCTGGACCGATCTATTCCAAGGGATATTGATGTTTTTGGCTATTACTGTAGTACCGATTTTAGCTTATAATCATGTTGGTGGGATGGAAGCGATTAACCAAGCGATGTCAGCTAAGAACATATCTTTAAGTTTAATTCCTGAACATAGCCCACCGCTGATGGTTATTATTTCTACTATGGCTTGGGGGTTAGGTTACTTTGGTCAGCCACATATTCTAGCTAGATTTATGAGTATTAAATCTATTAAGAAGTTACCAGAAGCGATGACGATTGCTATTGTCTGGGTACTTATCTCTTTAGGGGGAGCAGTTATTGTAGGATTAATCTCTATTCCTATGTTCCCAGAGATTGCTGATGCTGAACGTGTATTTATAGAGATGATTACTGAAATATTCAATCCTTGGATTGGTGGAGTATTATTAGCAGCTATTTTATCAGCTATTATGTCTACTATCGATTCACAGCTGTTAGTATCATCTTCAACATTAACGGAAGATTTCTATGATAAGATTATTAAGAAAGATGCTAGTGAAGCCGAATTGATGCACGTAGGAAGAATCTGTGTATTGATTATCTCTGTGATAGCTTTATTTTTAGCTTTAAATCCAAATAATACAGTATTAGGACTTGTTTCTTATGCTTGGGGAGGTTTTGGTGCAGCCTTTGGACCAGTAGTTTTATTTGCATTATTCTCAAAAAAGACCAGCTGGAAGAGTGCTTTAGCAGGTATGATTATAGGAACTATAGTCTTAGTTATCTGGAAGCAAGTTGGTTTAGGTGCTAAGATGTATGAGATAGTACCAGGATTTATTGCTAATACTTTGACAATCATTGTGATGAATTTCTTTTTTGCAGAAGATAATCAAGATATCCTAGATGAATTTGACCAAGTAGTAGAGGTTGTAAAGGTAGGGGAGCTTTTAGAGAGTGGAATAGAAGCATAA
- a CDS encoding HD domain-containing protein: MYSNFLDKININLRNHIENNIIPLYDNFDKAHSRRHVNIVINKSLHLASLLKIRLDITYAAAAYHDIGLGYYPGNPIKSRKDHHKYSQILVKQDRKLKKLFKPEELELIAQACHDHRASLKEEPLSIYGKIIADADRMDGLKIEEMISRAWEHTVYYNSELTFAESYQNIYEHLKEKYGYNGYVYQSFYLNESKEMIGSSILESQEILDSEDSFNEIFYRLVENRKVSF, encoded by the coding sequence ATGTACTCTAATTTCCTAGATAAAATTAATATTAATTTAAGAAATCATATTGAGAATAATATAATACCTTTGTATGATAACTTTGATAAAGCCCATAGCAGAAGACATGTCAATATAGTAATTAATAAGTCTCTCCACTTAGCTTCTTTACTTAAAATAAGGTTGGATATTACCTATGCTGCAGCAGCTTATCATGATATTGGGTTGGGCTATTATCCTGGTAATCCTATTAAAAGCCGTAAAGATCATCATAAATATTCACAAATTCTAGTTAAACAGGATAGAAAGTTAAAAAAGTTATTTAAACCAGAAGAGCTTGAGCTAATCGCTCAAGCTTGCCATGACCATAGAGCATCTTTAAAAGAAGAACCCCTTTCTATTTATGGCAAGATTATTGCTGATGCTGATAGAATGGATGGTTTGAAGATTGAAGAGATGATTAGCAGAGCTTGGGAGCATACTGTTTACTATAACTCAGAATTGACCTTTGCAGAGAGTTATCAGAATATCTACGAACACTTGAAAGAAAAATATGGTTATAATGGATATGTCTATCAATCATTTTACTTAAATGAGAGTAAGGAGATGATTGGTAGTAGTATACTTGAATCTCAAGAGATATTAGACTCAGAGGATAGCTTTAATGAGATCTTCTATAGACTTGTTGAAAATCGGAAAGTAAGCTTTTAA
- a CDS encoding aminoimidazole riboside kinase, translated as MKGIISLGEALIDFTPLDDNNMKFQKSPGGAPANVAVGLSRLGAESTFVGKVGDDLLGRFMKDTLEINNVNTDNMLLTDQARTGLTFVTLDEAGDRSFSFYINPSADIFLRREEIKDEIFKENKILHFGSISLIHEPACSATKYAVQQAKEQGLLISYDPNLRLNLWESSEAAKEGIISMLDQADILKISEEELEFITGEVNVEKGVEILKQEYDIPLIYVTFGSKGAYYYYNELLTFTEAIKIETVDTTGAGDAFVSGILYNLNKTDKKISELDKEFLDNTIKFASISGALAASQKGAMSALPTLEQVQELIG; from the coding sequence ATGAAAGGAATTATATCTTTAGGAGAAGCGTTGATTGACTTTACCCCTTTAGACGATAATAATATGAAATTTCAAAAGAGTCCAGGAGGAGCACCAGCCAATGTGGCAGTAGGCTTAAGTAGACTAGGAGCAGAGTCGACCTTTGTAGGTAAGGTTGGTGATGATCTATTAGGTAGGTTTATGAAAGATACTTTGGAGATAAATAATGTTAATACAGATAATATGCTCTTAACAGATCAGGCTAGAACAGGGTTGACCTTTGTTACTTTAGATGAAGCTGGAGATAGAAGTTTCAGTTTTTATATTAATCCTAGTGCTGATATATTTTTGAGAAGAGAAGAAATTAAAGATGAAATATTTAAAGAGAATAAAATCTTACACTTTGGTTCTATCTCTTTAATCCATGAGCCAGCTTGTAGTGCTACTAAATATGCTGTGCAACAGGCTAAAGAGCAGGGGTTGCTAATCTCTTATGATCCTAACTTACGTCTAAATCTATGGGAAAGCAGTGAAGCAGCTAAAGAAGGAATTATCTCTATGTTAGATCAGGCCGATATTCTTAAGATTTCTGAAGAAGAGTTAGAATTTATTACTGGTGAAGTAAATGTAGAAAAAGGTGTTGAAATATTAAAACAGGAGTATGATATTCCTTTAATTTATGTAACCTTTGGAAGTAAAGGTGCCTATTATTACTATAATGAGCTACTAACCTTTACAGAGGCAATAAAAATAGAAACTGTTGATACAACAGGAGCAGGGGATGCTTTTGTATCAGGTATCTTATATAACTTAAATAAGACAGACAAGAAGATAAGTGAATTAGATAAAGAATTTTTAGATAATACTATTAAGTTTGCTAGTATTTCTGGAGCTCTAGCAGCTTCACAAAAAGGTGCTATGTCGGCCTTACCTACGTTAGAGCAAGTTCAAGAGCTAATAGGTTAA
- a CDS encoding methyl-accepting chemotaxis protein — protein sequence MIILENTNQILNKIENLDKNIIPVVQSNERITRNMLRREKNVYGWQAGIFNLKETGDIISKDIDSIRKHNTEDSILKELDQIDDLAAEIDDKINKLSKSEVDGIERRLLFSELTGIISKFNQKNSSLVRENWDELNRNMSSVVDSALNIRKRAIVITTISLLVSLLLVILSNKRITNVTDDIKEKTFQAAIRGDKINSSAQKMKDRADNVDQTINHSFQIIKNSIKADKEVFFTISQISSSINEVSIGAKSLNTQAEEILEAAQLTYESIEEADDQITLANKIIYETVDIMEKLKLSLAKIDKISDKIRGITDQTNLLALNASIEAARSGENGKGFAVVADEIKILADESLLATNSVKSIIKEIDEVSQQAIINMIDENDSMSIINIFSEINNLSRGVVTKMGKVIGSAKEQLDSTKQINRVTQEIAASSGKVSAQIESTLARTNQLEDTMEELINLNDDLLASIDSQSIQYQEQLKLINNIIVANQKLKKR from the coding sequence ATGATAATCTTAGAAAATACTAATCAAATCTTAAATAAGATTGAAAATTTAGACAAAAATATAATTCCAGTTGTTCAGTCTAATGAAAGAATAACTAGAAATATGTTAAGAAGAGAGAAGAATGTATATGGTTGGCAGGCAGGTATATTTAATTTAAAAGAGACTGGAGATATCATCTCCAAAGATATAGACTCTATTAGAAAGCATAATACTGAGGATTCTATTTTAAAAGAGTTAGATCAGATTGATGATCTAGCTGCTGAAATAGATGATAAAATCAATAAGTTATCAAAGTCAGAAGTTGATGGCATAGAGAGAAGGCTGTTGTTTTCAGAGCTAACAGGAATAATATCTAAATTTAATCAGAAAAACTCATCTCTTGTAAGAGAGAATTGGGATGAGTTGAATAGGAATATGAGTAGTGTTGTAGATAGTGCTCTTAACATCAGAAAGAGAGCTATAGTTATAACTACTATAAGCTTATTGGTATCTCTTCTTTTGGTAATATTATCCAATAAAAGAATTACTAATGTTACAGATGATATAAAAGAGAAGACATTTCAGGCTGCTATTAGAGGTGATAAGATAAATAGTTCTGCTCAAAAGATGAAGGATAGAGCAGATAATGTTGATCAGACAATTAATCATAGCTTTCAAATTATTAAAAATTCAATTAAGGCAGATAAAGAAGTCTTCTTTACAATTTCTCAGATATCAAGCTCTATTAATGAGGTATCAATAGGAGCTAAATCCTTAAATACTCAAGCTGAGGAGATTTTAGAGGCTGCTCAGCTGACATATGAGTCTATTGAAGAAGCTGATGATCAAATTACCTTAGCAAATAAGATAATTTATGAAACAGTTGATATTATGGAAAAACTTAAATTAAGTCTTGCTAAGATAGATAAAATATCTGATAAGATTAGGGGGATTACTGATCAAACCAATTTATTAGCATTAAATGCATCGATAGAGGCAGCGAGATCAGGGGAAAACGGTAAGGGCTTTGCTGTGGTAGCAGATGAAATTAAAATTTTAGCAGATGAGAGTTTGCTTGCTACCAACTCGGTTAAAAGTATTATCAAAGAGATTGATGAGGTATCTCAGCAGGCAATTATTAATATGATAGATGAAAATGATAGTATGAGTATTATTAATATCTTTTCAGAAATCAATAACCTCTCAAGAGGGGTGGTTACTAAGATGGGTAAGGTAATTGGTTCTGCTAAAGAGCAACTAGATTCTACTAAGCAGATAAATAGGGTAACCCAAGAGATTGCTGCTAGTAGTGGTAAGGTATCTGCTCAAATAGAGTCTACTTTAGCTAGAACTAATCAGTTAGAGGATACAATGGAAGAGTTAATTAATTTAAATGATGATCTGCTTGCAAGTATTGATAGTCAGAGTATTCAATATCAAGAACAGTTAAAACTGATAAATAATATAATAGTTGCCAACCAAAAATTAAAGAAGAGATAA
- a CDS encoding ABC transporter permease produces MDLELTQKISSSDKKNSFFEKINNSYYKPEIYAVIGLILLSIALSIASPYFFTSRNMINLARQVSLNAIIATGMTFVILTGGIDLSVGSIVAFTGTLIAGFIVNSGMSPVLASILGLALGTSFGVFNGLVISNTKIPPIIVTLGTMSMARGAALLYTGGSPIAGLSAGFKFIGRGYLGAIPVPVWIMVLILAVASVVLNKTKFGRHVCALGDNEETVRLSGISVKAIKMKIYMITGFMSAIAGLILAARLGSGQPLAGEGWELDAIAATVVGGTDIMGGRGTIIGTLIGAFIIGMINNGLNLLNVSPYLQLVVKGAVIVGAVFVRSGVVKRK; encoded by the coding sequence ATGGATTTAGAATTAACTCAAAAAATCAGTTCATCTGATAAAAAGAATAGCTTCTTCGAAAAAATTAATAATAGTTATTATAAGCCTGAGATATATGCAGTTATCGGTTTAATCTTATTATCTATTGCCTTATCGATTGCTAGTCCTTATTTTTTCACATCTAGAAATATGATTAACTTGGCACGCCAAGTCTCTTTAAATGCTATTATTGCAACTGGTATGACTTTTGTAATCTTAACAGGTGGAATTGATCTATCAGTTGGTTCTATTGTAGCCTTTACAGGAACATTAATTGCAGGATTTATTGTAAATTCAGGGATGTCACCAGTATTGGCCAGTATTTTAGGTTTGGCTTTAGGAACCTCTTTTGGTGTTTTTAATGGTTTAGTAATCTCTAATACTAAGATACCACCAATTATTGTGACCTTAGGTACTATGTCAATGGCTAGAGGAGCTGCCTTATTATATACTGGTGGGAGTCCCATTGCTGGATTATCAGCTGGCTTTAAGTTTATTGGTAGAGGCTATTTAGGAGCAATTCCAGTACCAGTTTGGATTATGGTTCTTATTTTAGCTGTGGCTAGTGTAGTATTAAATAAGACCAAATTTGGTCGCCATGTATGTGCTCTTGGGGATAATGAAGAGACAGTTAGGCTTTCAGGAATCAGTGTCAAAGCAATCAAAATGAAGATATATATGATTACAGGATTTATGTCAGCAATTGCTGGTTTGATCTTAGCTGCTCGCTTAGGTTCTGGGCAACCTCTAGCAGGTGAAGGATGGGAATTGGATGCCATTGCTGCTACAGTAGTTGGAGGAACTGATATTATGGGTGGTAGAGGTACAATTATAGGAACCCTTATTGGTGCCTTTATTATCGGAATGATCAATAATGGATTGAATCTATTGAATGTATCTCCGTATCTACAGCTAGTAGTAAAAGGGGCAGTTATTGTAGGTGCTGTATTTGTTAGATCAGGAGTTGTAAAGAGAAAATAG
- a CDS encoding sugar ABC transporter ATP-binding protein — MDNILEMKNINKSFFGVRALKSVSLEIYRGEIHCLIGENGAGKSTLMKILSGAYQRDSGEILFNGKPLDTSSTLQVQQEGISIIYQEFNLASVLSVAENIFMGREPLNKFGMIDKEKMHANTQEILDKLGVEVSPKALVNKLSVAEQQFVEIAKALSFGAKLIVMDEPSATLTPKELERLFAVIYDLKMKGVSIIYISHHLDELIEIGDRVTVLRDGEHVATDDVDKIDKDQIIRWMVGRDLTNSYPPRTVTPGEKVLEVKNLSSEGVLKDINFSLHKGEILGVAGLVGAGRTELVRALYGADPKDTGEIYLNDKLINVESPKDSIDHGIGLLPEDRKQQGVVLGQSIKNNITLAKIDKITKKILIDNGQERREVQKYIKSLGVKTPSQEMLARNLSGGNQQKVVLAKWMFTNSNILIFDEPTRGIDVGAKYEIYELMNKLTEQGKSIIMISSELPEIIGMSDRVLVMHKGRISSVYDRTELSQEKIMKSAAGEVG; from the coding sequence ATGGATAATATTTTAGAGATGAAGAATATCAATAAGTCTTTCTTTGGTGTTAGAGCACTAAAGAGTGTTAGTCTAGAAATTTATAGAGGAGAAATCCACTGTTTGATTGGGGAGAATGGAGCAGGAAAATCTACATTAATGAAGATTCTTTCAGGTGCTTATCAAAGAGATTCAGGTGAGATACTATTCAATGGGAAGCCATTAGATACAAGTAGTACTTTACAGGTACAGCAAGAAGGGATTAGCATAATTTATCAAGAGTTTAATCTGGCTTCTGTATTGAGTGTAGCTGAGAATATATTTATGGGTAGAGAACCACTTAATAAATTTGGAATGATTGATAAAGAGAAGATGCATGCCAATACTCAAGAGATATTAGATAAATTAGGGGTAGAGGTTAGCCCTAAGGCTTTGGTTAATAAGTTGAGTGTTGCTGAACAACAGTTTGTTGAAATTGCTAAAGCACTCTCTTTTGGAGCCAAATTGATTGTGATGGATGAGCCTTCAGCAACTTTAACACCTAAAGAGTTAGAACGTTTATTTGCAGTTATTTATGACTTAAAGATGAAAGGTGTTTCTATTATCTATATCTCCCATCATCTAGATGAATTGATTGAGATTGGAGATAGGGTAACGGTGCTGCGTGATGGGGAGCATGTAGCTACTGATGATGTAGATAAGATTGACAAAGATCAGATTATTCGTTGGATGGTTGGCAGGGATTTGACCAATAGTTATCCACCAAGAACAGTAACTCCAGGAGAAAAGGTATTAGAGGTTAAGAATCTGTCTAGTGAAGGGGTCTTAAAGGATATTAACTTCTCTTTACACAAAGGTGAAATTTTAGGAGTTGCAGGCTTGGTAGGGGCTGGAAGGACAGAACTGGTTAGAGCTTTATATGGTGCTGATCCTAAGGATACAGGGGAGATCTATCTTAATGATAAATTGATTAATGTAGAGTCTCCTAAGGATAGTATTGATCATGGGATTGGTCTGCTACCAGAGGATAGAAAGCAGCAAGGGGTTGTCTTAGGTCAATCGATTAAGAATAATATCACCCTAGCTAAGATAGACAAGATAACTAAAAAGATACTGATTGATAATGGGCAAGAGAGAAGAGAAGTACAGAAGTATATTAAAAGCTTAGGGGTTAAGACACCTTCTCAAGAGATGCTAGCTAGAAACTTAAGTGGTGGTAATCAGCAAAAGGTCGTCTTGGCTAAGTGGATGTTTACCAACTCCAATATCCTAATCTTTGATGAACCAACTAGAGGTATTGATGTTGGGGCTAAGTATGAGATTTATGAATTGATGAATAAATTGACTGAGCAAGGAAAATCAATTATTATGATCTCTTCTGAGCTGCCAGAGATTATTGGGATGAGTGATAGAGTCTTAGTCATGCATAAAGGTAGAATTAGTAGTGTTTATGATCGTACAGAGTTGAGTCAAGAAAAAATCATGAAGAGTGCTGCTGGGGAGGTAGGTTAA